In Anaerobacillus isosaccharinicus, one genomic interval encodes:
- the secA gene encoding preprotein translocase subunit SecA, translating to MIGFLKKVIGDPSQRQLKKMQKTVDQIEALESDIAKLSDDGLRQKTEEFKKRYQDGETLDSILPEAFAVVREGSKRVLNMRHYSVQLLGGIVLHEGNISEMKTGEGKTLVATLPVYLNAISGKGVHVVTVNEYLASRDAQMMGQLYNFLGLTVGLNISGLSKEEKREVYACDITYGTNNEFGFDYLRDNMVIYKEQMAQRTLNFALVDEVDSILIDEARTPLIISGSAEKSTKLYQVANSFVRTLRKEEDYTYDEKTKNVQLTDEGVEKAEKAFSIDNLYDSTHVQLNHHINQALKAHVVMHRDTDYVVEDDEVVIVDQFTGRLMKGRRYSDGLHQAIEAKEGLIVQRESMTLASITFQNYFRMYNKLAGMTGTAKTEEEEFRNIYGMDVMVVPTNLPIVREDRPDLIFKTMEAKFKAVVNEIAELHKKGQPVLVGTVSVETSELLASMLKKKGVPHNVLNAKNHAREAEIIENAGQKGVVTIATNMAGRGTDIKLGEGVIELGGLHVLGTERHESRRIDNQLRGRAGRQGDPGSSQFYLSMEDELMRRFGSDNMKTMMEKLGMDEDAIESKLVSRAVETAQKRVEGNNFDARKQILQYDDVMREQREIIYKQRLEVLESENVRDIVEGMIKSAVERNVHALTPEDQVPEDWDLKAIADYVKGTVLNEGVVTEKDLHGQDPEEMIELIMEKVKTAYDQKEIDFQAERMREFEKVILLRSVDTKWMNHIDQMDQLRQGIHLRAYGQNDPLREYRFEGFAMFEEMIASIEEEVATYIMKAQIEQNLERKQVAEGKAVHASSGKEPEKKKPVRKGETIGRNEPCICGSGKKYKQCCGK from the coding sequence ATGATAGGTTTTTTGAAAAAAGTGATTGGTGACCCAAGTCAACGTCAATTGAAAAAAATGCAAAAGACGGTTGATCAAATCGAGGCTCTCGAAAGCGATATTGCCAAGCTTTCAGATGATGGCCTTCGTCAAAAAACAGAAGAATTTAAAAAACGTTACCAAGATGGCGAAACATTAGACTCGATTTTACCAGAAGCATTTGCGGTTGTTCGTGAAGGTTCAAAGCGTGTCTTAAACATGCGTCATTATTCGGTACAGCTACTAGGTGGTATTGTCCTTCATGAAGGTAATATTTCTGAGATGAAAACAGGGGAAGGTAAAACATTAGTTGCCACACTTCCTGTTTATTTAAATGCGATTTCAGGAAAAGGCGTTCATGTTGTTACCGTCAATGAATATTTAGCTAGCCGTGATGCACAAATGATGGGACAACTTTATAACTTCTTAGGGTTAACGGTTGGTTTAAATATTAGCGGACTATCAAAGGAAGAAAAACGTGAAGTTTACGCATGTGATATTACTTATGGAACGAACAATGAGTTCGGATTTGATTATCTTCGTGATAACATGGTTATTTATAAAGAACAAATGGCGCAACGTACCCTAAATTTTGCGTTAGTCGATGAGGTTGACTCTATTTTAATTGATGAAGCACGAACACCGTTAATTATTTCTGGGTCAGCAGAAAAGTCGACGAAGCTGTATCAAGTCGCCAATTCATTTGTGCGCACGCTTCGTAAAGAAGAAGACTATACGTACGATGAAAAAACAAAGAACGTTCAGCTAACTGATGAAGGTGTTGAAAAAGCCGAAAAAGCATTCAGCATTGATAATTTGTATGATTCGACCCATGTTCAGCTGAACCACCATATCAATCAGGCGTTAAAAGCGCATGTTGTCATGCATCGTGACACCGATTACGTTGTAGAAGATGACGAAGTAGTAATTGTTGACCAATTTACTGGTCGTCTTATGAAAGGTCGACGCTATTCGGATGGACTTCACCAGGCGATTGAAGCAAAAGAAGGCTTAATCGTTCAACGTGAAAGTATGACGTTAGCATCGATTACGTTCCAAAACTACTTCCGTATGTACAATAAGCTTGCCGGGATGACTGGTACTGCAAAAACAGAGGAAGAGGAATTCCGAAATATTTACGGGATGGATGTAATGGTCGTTCCAACGAACTTGCCGATTGTCCGTGAAGACCGTCCAGACTTAATTTTTAAGACAATGGAAGCGAAATTTAAAGCAGTTGTCAATGAAATTGCTGAGCTTCATAAAAAAGGGCAACCAGTTCTAGTTGGTACGGTTAGTGTCGAAACGTCAGAATTACTTGCTTCGATGTTAAAAAAGAAGGGCGTTCCACACAACGTTTTAAATGCAAAAAACCATGCCAGAGAAGCGGAGATTATTGAGAATGCTGGTCAAAAAGGTGTTGTCACAATCGCTACGAACATGGCCGGTCGTGGTACGGACATTAAGCTTGGTGAAGGTGTCATTGAGCTCGGTGGTTTACACGTACTAGGCACTGAGCGCCATGAATCTCGTCGTATTGATAATCAGCTTCGTGGTCGTGCCGGACGTCAAGGAGACCCGGGTTCTTCTCAATTTTACTTATCAATGGAAGACGAGCTTATGCGTCGCTTCGGTTCAGATAATATGAAAACAATGATGGAGAAGCTTGGTATGGACGAGGATGCGATCGAAAGCAAGCTTGTCAGCCGTGCTGTTGAAACCGCTCAGAAACGTGTTGAAGGAAATAACTTCGATGCTCGTAAACAAATTTTACAATATGATGACGTTATGCGCGAGCAACGTGAGATCATTTACAAGCAGCGTTTAGAAGTACTTGAGTCAGAAAATGTTCGCGATATTGTAGAAGGCATGATTAAATCTGCAGTTGAGCGCAACGTTCATGCACTAACACCTGAAGATCAAGTTCCGGAAGATTGGGATTTAAAAGCGATCGCCGATTATGTAAAAGGTACTGTTCTTAATGAAGGTGTCGTTACCGAGAAAGACCTTCACGGACAAGACCCTGAAGAAATGATCGAGCTAATCATGGAAAAAGTCAAAACTGCCTACGATCAAAAAGAAATTGATTTCCAAGCAGAAAGAATGCGTGAGTTTGAAAAAGTTATTTTACTCCGTTCTGTAGATACAAAGTGGATGAACCATATCGATCAAATGGATCAACTGCGCCAAGGAATTCATTTACGTGCCTACGGCCAAAATGATCCATTACGTGAATACCGTTTTGAAGGATTTGCGATGTTTGAAGAAATGATAGCTTCGATTGAAGAAGAAGTAGCAACCTATATTATGAAGGCTCAAATCGAGCAAAACCTAGAGCGTAAGCAAGTAGCCGAAGGAAAAGCTGTCCATGCAAGCTCAGGCAAAGAGCCAGAGAAAAAGAAGCCAGTTCGTAAAGGCGAAACAATTGGCCGAAACGAACCATGCATCTGCGGCAGCGGCAAAAAATATAAACAGTGTTGTGGGAAATAA
- the hpf gene encoding ribosome hibernation-promoting factor, HPF/YfiA family gives MNFNIRGENIEVTPAIRNYVEKKVGKLERYFDETPTSPVHVNLQVINNQQIIEITISMPQLLLRAEEIHTDMYAAIDLVVEKLERQIRKHKTKVNRKFRQEGSLKYMFTNEVGNGVALDDEDEIEIVRTKRFSLKPMDAEEAVLQMDMLGHSFFVFSNSVNGDTNVVYRRKDGRYGIIEPQ, from the coding sequence ATGAACTTTAACATTCGTGGTGAAAACATTGAAGTAACTCCAGCTATTAGGAATTACGTAGAAAAGAAGGTGGGCAAACTTGAGAGGTATTTTGACGAGACCCCAACTTCACCAGTTCATGTAAACCTGCAAGTTATCAACAACCAACAAATTATTGAAATTACAATATCGATGCCTCAACTATTACTAAGAGCTGAGGAAATTCATACTGATATGTATGCGGCAATTGATCTTGTTGTTGAAAAGCTTGAAAGGCAGATCCGTAAACATAAAACAAAGGTTAACCGTAAATTCCGTCAAGAAGGCAGTTTGAAATATATGTTCACAAATGAAGTGGGCAATGGCGTTGCTTTAGACGATGAAGATGAAATCGAAATCGTTCGTACGAAGCGCTTCTCACTAAAACCGATGGATGCTGAAGAGGCAGTTTTACAAATGGATATGCTTGGTCATAGCTTCTTTGTATTCTCAAACTCAGTAAATGGCGACACGAACGTAGTTTACCGTCGTAAAGATGGCCGCTACGGAATTATTGAACCACAATAA
- the cspD gene encoding cold-shock protein CspD — MLGKVKWFNAEKGFGFIERENGDDVFVHFSAINTDGFKTLEEGQEVEFEIVEGARGPQAANVTKR, encoded by the coding sequence ATGTTAGGAAAAGTTAAATGGTTTAACGCAGAAAAAGGTTTTGGATTTATTGAGCGCGAAAACGGAGACGATGTTTTTGTACATTTCTCAGCTATCAACACTGATGGATTCAAAACATTAGAAGAAGGACAAGAAGTTGAATTTGAAATCGTTGAAGGAGCTCGCGGACCTCAAGCTGCAAACGTTACAAAGCGCTAG
- the asnB gene encoding asparagine synthase (glutamine-hydrolyzing) — protein MCGFICAIHETENQTANLSQLTNTIIHRGPDEQGTFEDQYAQLGFRRLSIIDLETGSQPLSFENERYWIVFNGELYNYIEIRGELIKGGISFQTNSDTEALLALYSVKKEKMMHDLRGMFAFVIWDKQEKTVFGARDPFGIKPLFFQEKEGVTYFSSEKKSILAIGVSQLNEAVLQNYLTYQYVPENETMSKNIFELEPGTYFSKKISSKLSINRYWKPAFQPIMTDLNKAKSQILNTLLDSVNVHMRSDVPVGAFLSGGIDSTAIVALAKEINPKIQTFTVGFDYENYSEISVAEKTAEKLQVEHFTHTITPEEFLQELPRIIWHLDDPVADPSVVPLYFLAREARKQVKVVLSGEGADELFGGYNIYREPMSLRRVAELPNFGKKLLKQLASMLPDGMKGKSFIERGCTNIQDRYIGNAKIFTELEKAMLLKRYDPRRTFTEITKSLFNEASQYDDVTKMQYIDMHTWLRGDILVKADRMTMAHSLELRVPFLDKEVFNVAATLSPNLKVTRNTTKYALREAMREIVPDHVLNRRKLGFPVPIRVWLKDTMYDWASNKIKTSNTDYLFHKGYLLKLLEKHAQGKGDYSRKIWTALTFMIWHEIYVEKGEIKLEEINNIVLNREFGFGAQNITY, from the coding sequence ATGTGTGGGTTTATCTGTGCAATTCATGAAACTGAAAATCAAACGGCTAACCTATCTCAACTTACGAACACCATTATTCATCGCGGGCCAGATGAGCAAGGGACATTCGAGGATCAATATGCTCAGTTAGGGTTTAGACGACTCAGTATTATTGATTTAGAAACGGGCAGTCAGCCTCTATCCTTTGAAAACGAACGCTACTGGATCGTTTTCAATGGTGAACTATATAACTATATTGAAATTCGTGGTGAGCTTATCAAAGGTGGCATTAGCTTTCAGACAAACTCTGATACTGAAGCACTGTTAGCACTTTATAGTGTAAAAAAAGAAAAAATGATGCACGACCTTCGTGGGATGTTTGCGTTTGTTATTTGGGACAAGCAAGAAAAAACCGTATTCGGAGCTCGCGATCCTTTTGGGATTAAGCCATTATTTTTTCAGGAAAAAGAAGGTGTGACTTACTTTAGTTCTGAAAAAAAATCGATTCTCGCCATTGGAGTTTCACAGTTAAATGAAGCTGTTCTTCAAAACTATTTGACTTATCAATACGTTCCTGAGAATGAGACAATGTCGAAAAATATTTTTGAACTAGAGCCTGGTACTTATTTTTCCAAAAAAATCAGCAGCAAATTGTCGATCAATCGTTATTGGAAACCAGCTTTTCAACCTATAATGACCGATTTAAACAAAGCTAAGTCACAAATATTAAACACTCTACTAGACTCTGTTAATGTTCATATGCGTAGCGATGTTCCAGTCGGCGCTTTCTTATCAGGAGGCATTGATTCTACAGCTATTGTTGCACTGGCCAAAGAAATCAACCCGAAAATCCAAACATTTACAGTAGGATTTGATTACGAAAATTATAGTGAGATTTCCGTTGCGGAAAAAACGGCGGAAAAACTCCAAGTAGAGCATTTCACACATACGATTACACCTGAAGAATTTCTACAGGAATTACCAAGAATCATTTGGCATCTCGACGACCCTGTTGCTGATCCTTCCGTTGTCCCACTCTATTTTTTAGCAAGAGAAGCTAGAAAGCAGGTGAAAGTTGTTCTTTCTGGGGAAGGCGCTGATGAATTATTCGGTGGTTATAATATTTACCGCGAACCGATGTCATTAAGACGGGTTGCTGAATTGCCTAACTTCGGAAAAAAACTATTAAAGCAACTCGCTAGCATGTTGCCTGATGGGATGAAAGGTAAAAGCTTCATCGAGAGAGGCTGTACGAATATTCAAGATCGTTACATCGGTAACGCAAAGATCTTCACAGAACTTGAAAAAGCCATGCTTTTAAAGAGGTATGACCCGAGGCGAACCTTTACTGAAATTACAAAATCACTATTTAATGAAGCGAGCCAATATGATGATGTGACAAAAATGCAGTATATCGACATGCATACATGGCTTCGTGGCGATATTTTAGTAAAAGCTGATCGAATGACAATGGCTCACTCACTAGAATTAAGGGTGCCATTTTTAGATAAAGAGGTTTTTAATGTAGCAGCTACACTAAGCCCTAACCTTAAGGTCACTAGAAACACGACAAAATACGCTTTACGAGAGGCAATGCGCGAAATCGTTCCAGATCACGTGTTAAATAGAAGGAAATTGGGCTTTCCCGTACCTATTCGCGTCTGGCTAAAAGATACTATGTATGACTGGGCGAGCAATAAGATCAAAACAAGCAACACAGATTACTTGTTTCATAAAGGCTATTTGTTAAAACTATTAGAAAAACATGCGCAAGGAAAAGGGGATTATAGTCGTAAAATCTGGACCGCCCTCACTTTCATGATTTGGCACGAAATCTATGTCGAAAAAGGCGAAATAAAATTAGAAGAGATAAATAACATTGTGTTGAATCGGGAGTTTGGCTTCGGTGCGCAAAACATCACGTATTAA
- a CDS encoding C39 family peptidase encodes MLKAIEANIILQEKLSSFNNNIEKIKELFMETMIAGIVAIFIVITIALFAIAKVLNAQKLFVKGFFSFIIIVAAFGGLTYTFLGFDFKKQLHAEGNVAEEGDFPNETPFAVVGHDAVVSYFKSYPEAIDFAKHQGGQLPVYFRDHETIVWEKTSGIPARILQVPLILQLPELERGAEITSLAMMLNFSGENVHKLELAERVTKDHTPFAVEAETIFFGNPNDGFVGNVYSASSPGLGVHHQPIRKLAEIYLPEKIVDMTGASFEDILYPIHQGQPVWTIIHTQFKTLPGNAFQTWVTPTGEIEVTQYQHSVLITGYDEKNVYYNDPMSQEVNRPISINQFKAAWVQMGSQAISYSK; translated from the coding sequence TTGTTGAAGGCGATCGAAGCTAACATTATTTTACAAGAAAAATTATCCAGTTTCAATAACAATATTGAAAAAATTAAGGAGTTATTTATGGAGACTATGATTGCCGGAATCGTTGCGATTTTTATTGTCATTACGATAGCTTTGTTTGCCATCGCTAAAGTATTAAATGCACAAAAATTATTTGTGAAGGGATTTTTTTCTTTCATTATAATAGTTGCAGCATTTGGAGGCCTCACTTATACATTTTTAGGATTCGACTTCAAAAAACAGTTGCATGCTGAAGGAAATGTAGCGGAGGAAGGTGATTTTCCTAATGAAACACCATTCGCCGTCGTAGGTCATGACGCTGTTGTATCGTACTTCAAATCGTATCCAGAAGCTATTGACTTTGCCAAGCACCAAGGTGGTCAGCTGCCAGTCTATTTTCGTGATCATGAAACCATCGTCTGGGAAAAAACGAGTGGCATTCCTGCACGTATATTACAAGTCCCCCTCATTCTTCAATTGCCAGAGCTAGAAAGAGGAGCAGAAATTACTAGTTTGGCGATGATGCTAAATTTTTCTGGGGAAAATGTTCATAAACTCGAATTAGCTGAGAGAGTAACGAAAGACCATACCCCCTTTGCTGTTGAGGCGGAGACGATTTTTTTTGGAAATCCTAACGATGGATTTGTTGGCAATGTTTATTCAGCAAGTAGTCCTGGATTAGGTGTCCACCATCAGCCGATTCGAAAGCTTGCCGAAATCTATTTACCTGAAAAAATTGTTGATATGACTGGGGCAAGTTTTGAAGACATTCTCTATCCAATTCATCAAGGGCAGCCAGTCTGGACGATTATTCATACTCAATTTAAAACTTTACCAGGCAACGCGTTTCAAACGTGGGTCACCCCCACTGGTGAAATCGAGGTTACTCAATACCAGCATTCTGTTTTAATTACCGGATACGATGAAAAAAATGTCTACTATAATGATCCAATGTCTCAAGAAGTAAACCGCCCTATTTCTATAAATCAATTTAAAGCTGCTTGGGTGCAAATGGGAAGCCAAGCGATTAGTTATAGTAAATAG
- a CDS encoding transposase, giving the protein MVQKMPVWFPGAIYHVTCCCRWNETIFDEDADFITYLSLIESVRYQYPFYLHSYCLTRNHIHLLLETTHIPMKDVVETLNYEFLCYLQTKQVNFLPQVQANLIDSVDNFLIASKKIHLAPRKQNFPLKEYRWSSYQAFSSYTPNDHVVTSQVLTYFNQPKMDQYCRFVEAEVMEATNLWGDP; this is encoded by the coding sequence ATGGTTCAAAAAATGCCTGTTTGGTTTCCAGGTGCCATCTACCATGTTACGTGTTGTTGTAGATGGAATGAGACTATTTTTGATGAAGATGCTGATTTTATTACCTATTTATCTTTAATCGAAAGTGTTCGGTACCAATATCCTTTTTACCTTCATTCATATTGCCTCACCAGAAACCATATTCATCTCTTACTCGAAACAACTCATATCCCGATGAAAGACGTTGTCGAAACTCTTAATTATGAATTTTTGTGTTACCTTCAAACTAAGCAAGTAAATTTTCTACCTCAAGTACAAGCTAACCTCATTGATTCCGTAGACAATTTTTTAATAGCTAGCAAAAAGATACACTTAGCACCACGTAAACAGAATTTTCCCCTAAAAGAGTACCGCTGGAGCAGCTACCAGGCATTTAGTAGCTACACCCCAAATGATCACGTCGTCACCTCACAAGTTCTCACGTATTTTAACCAACCAAAAATGGACCAGTACTGTCGTTTTGTTGAAGCCGAGGTAATGGAAGCAACTAATTTATGGGGAGACCCCTAA
- a CDS encoding single-stranded DNA-binding protein — protein sequence MNQVILTGRLAKEPELHYSKDGIGVTSFQLAVKRNYRSSDGSYEADFVPCVSFRKTAENIASFCDKGSLVALSGRLQTRSYENKDKIKVYVTEVIVDSIEFLQNRKRSEAQKEKVLA from the coding sequence GTGAATCAAGTTATTCTTACTGGTAGATTAGCAAAAGAACCCGAGCTCCACTATTCAAAAGATGGGATTGGCGTTACGTCATTCCAACTTGCCGTGAAACGTAATTACAGAAGTTCCGACGGCTCATACGAAGCTGACTTCGTTCCTTGTGTTTCATTTAGAAAAACCGCCGAAAATATTGCGAGCTTTTGTGACAAAGGATCTTTAGTCGCTTTGTCCGGCCGCCTACAAACTAGAAGCTACGAAAACAAGGACAAGATTAAAGTTTATGTCACAGAAGTCATCGTCGATAGCATTGAATTTTTACAAAATAGAAAACGGTCTGAAGCTCAAAAAGAAAAAGTCCTAGCTTAG